GCAGCTGCCGGGCGGTGTCGGCGTCGATGATGCCGTGGCGGTCGAGGAAGGCGGGATCGTTGTCGAGACCGATCAGGGTCGACAGGTTCACCACGATGTGAAAGGTCGCGCGCGGCGCAGCCGAATCCGACGCCGAGGCGGCCGGCTCAGCCGGGTCATCGACAACGACGTCGGCTGACGGGTCGACGATGGTGTCCGCCTCCGTCATCGCAGCAGTTGGTGCAGGCGGCTCGGCGGTATCCACTGTCGCTGCGTCGGAGTCTGGTGCTGTGTCGGGTTCGGTTGCGGCAGGTCGACAGTCGTCGCATAGGCAGGTGATGGCGGCTTCGCCGCGCGAAAGTGCTTTGAGGGCATCGACCCGGCGATTGGCCAACTTTCGCGGGTCACCGGCGTGGACCGCGGTGGCCATCGCTGTCAGGCGGGCGTCGAACTCGGCGGCATCAGCGTTGGGAAGCGTGCCGGAGATCCGGGACTGCCCGGGTGTGAAGCGGTCGGGGGTGATGGTCACCTTGCGGTCGGACTTCACCCGCTCCTTGCGTCGACGGACCGCGTCGGGCGCCCACTTGGCGACGATGGAATCGACCATAGCGGTGAACCGCGCCGTCGACATCGGTGCGCGGGCGAAGATCGCCTCGGCGAGATGGGCGTCGACGGTCTGCATCTCTTCGTCGTCGGTGATGAGGTCGGTGCGTTTGAGGGCGATGAGGAAGCGGCGCTTGTCGATTCGACCGCACGCGAGTGCGTGTCCGGTGAAGGAGAGTCGGTAGCGCAGTGCGTCGCCGGCTTCGATGAGGTCTTTCGCCTCGGCCGGTGTCACGGTGAGGGTGGCGCCGACTTCGGCGATGGCCTGTTCGAGACCGTTCGGTCCGAACTGCTCGTAGGGGTTCTCACCCGCGGCCACTCGCGCGGACAGGGCATCGAAGGCCTCAATCGAATCAAGTTCGCCGCTGTGCGTCTCGGCGCGCCGCTGCGCGTAGTCCATCTCGCGTTCGTCGTGAATGAGGCTGGCAACGACCATCATTCGATGCGCGGACGCTGCCGCCAAGCCCGC
The genomic region above belongs to Gordonia hongkongensis and contains:
- a CDS encoding DUF222 domain-containing protein; the protein is MSSGAGAGSTTSVDPSQESVEPRFRPDHELSASELVEVLNHCAGLAAASAHRMMVVASLIHDEREMDYAQRRAETHSGELDSIEAFDALSARVAAGENPYEQFGPNGLEQAIAEVGATLTVTPAEAKDLIEAGDALRYRLSFTGHALACGRIDKRRFLIALKRTDLITDDEEMQTVDAHLAEAIFARAPMSTARFTAMVDSIVAKWAPDAVRRRKERVKSDRKVTITPDRFTPGQSRISGTLPNADAAEFDARLTAMATAVHAGDPRKLANRRVDALKALSRGEAAITCLCDDCRPAATEPDTAPDSDAATVDTAEPPAPTAAMTEADTIVDPSADVVVDDPAEPAASASDSAAPRATFHIVVNLSTLIGLDNDPAFLDRHGIIDADTARQLLAEARRTYIHPAPTGPDGSPAPDADSSTTRYTPSKKLQALVRAGELCCTFPGCNAPVWQIDLDHTEPFDHADPRRGGPTDARNLKPLCRFHHRIKTFTSWQDHQDELQTAWFTTPTGHMFVGNAFSGRDLFNKLFPRRSPDHPARDRLNTQRDNDFRRHQRAEKRWNDANPPPF